The window GTGGGGGATGGGCGAGTGCTTTGAGATGGGCGAGTATAAGGTGCTCGAGGTACGGTATATCTGCGGGAACTATTTTAGGGATCAAAATATCGGGGTGATCGCCATAAGCGATAACGAGTGAAGACCAGACCGCCTGTTCGCTGTGTTCGTCGCGCTGAATGTTGCGCACATGAAAAGGCGCGGCCTTTTTCTGAATGGCATAAGCGCGTCCGGGTTCAGAGTCGGGATCCACAATGCGGTAATCTATTCGGTCAGGAGCCAGTGCCTTGAGGCGCGCGAAAAGGGTTTTTACGGGAGTTTTCACTCCCTCCTGGTGCTTGACGATATACGTCAGAGAAAGGGGTGCTTCAAGTTTGGTATAAAAGTTTTGTGAATCGGCCGAAAGCGTTGCCGTCAGATACAGGTGTCCTGTACCGAGGTCCTCCAAAAGACGACCGGTGTAAAATACAAGGGAGAGAAGAAAGAGAAAAGCCAGAGGAAATTTTATCCAATTATCCATATCAGGCGCGGTCTCGTTTGAGAGACAGATCGTTCATCCATAAAAAAAGGACACTTAGCAAGGTGAAATAGAGCACTGCGGGCAGGGCGATGATGCCGCGGGTAAAGGCACTGTAGTGCGGGTCAATGGAGAGTGATTCATAGAGCAGGCTGCCGATATGATATGCGGGAGCCAATCCATCGAGGATTTCAACCACTTTTTCGTGTCCGCTCAAGACAAATACAAAACCCAATAGCATTGCGACGACATAAGCGACAATTTGATCGCGCGTAAGCCCCGATGCAAACAGGCCAAATGAAAGAAAAAATGCGCCCAGGCAGAGCGCGCCCAAATAGGATGAAAAAATCAGACCGAGGTCTGGGTCCCCGAGAAAGAGCAGCATGAGAACGATAGGCGAGGTACCCGAGAGGACGATGAGATAAAACACAAGTGCGGATAGATATTTACCAATTACAATCTGGATGGGTTGCAGGGGCATAGTCATCAACAATTCAATGGTATGCTGCGCGCGTTCTTCAGCCCATGAACGCATGGTTATGGCAGGGATAAATGGTATGAGAAAAAAGGGGAGCAGGTCAAAATAAGGTGCCATTTCGAGTACGCCATTGAGGAAAAAGGCGTTCATAAATGTCGAACAGGACAGGATGAGGAAGACAGAGGCATAGATATAGGCGATTGGCGTATCAAAATAGGCATTGATTTCGCGGGTAAAGATCACGCCAATACCCCGTGCGAAGTTCTTTGGGCGCAAGTGATCGGGCATGCGCGATTTCTCCCTTAATTTTGTTGACGCACAAGATGGGTAAAAATGGCCTCGAGATCTTCGGACTGACCCGTTTGGCGCGCCAGGTCATCTATGCAGCCATCAGCCAACAAATTGCCCTGATGTATTATGAGTACGCGGTCCGATAGGGTAGATACTTCAGGGATAATATGGCTGCTGAATAAGATAATCCGATTTTCGCTGAGGGATTGGATCAAGTCCCGGAATGCTAGAACTTGCAGAGGGTCAAAACCGTGTGTAGGCTCATCGAGCAGGAGAATAGGCGGATCGTGGATGAGAGCAGCCCCTACACCGATGCGCTGGCGAAATCCCGTGGAACACTGGTCAATGCGTTTGTACAGATGGGGAGAAAGACCGCATATATCGACAATCCAGGCGAAGTTTTTTTCGAGAACATCGCCTGAAAGTCCGCGCGCTTTGCCGCAAAATCTCAAAAATTTATCCACGCGCATTGCCTGATAGAGCGGTGTGTCGCCAGAGAGGTAGCCAATTTTGCGGCGTATGGACAGGGAATGCGTCACCACGTCGAGGCCATCAATTGTGATTTTTCCCGAGGACGGTAAAATATAGGTCGCCAACATTTTGAGTACCGTGCTTTTGCCCGCACCATTGGGCCCGACAAATCCGATAATTTCGCCAGGCACAAGCGAAAAGCTGATGTTTTCAACGGCTCTAATTGAACCGTACCATTTTGCGACGTCTGTGACTTGAATCATGGTAGAACCCCAACTCTGATTTCTTCAATATTCATATCTCAATGTGTAATAGCAAGCGCAATATCTGAGTTTGGGGTTGGAAAGGGCTAACACGGGATATATATTGGACAGAGATTTTGTCGTACACCTCGGTCACTAACCGCTGAAATCTATGGGCAAACAAATAAGAAAAAAAGGCTTTTGTGCCTACTATCTGGGCGGTCTATTTGTCAGGATGAGCGATAACAATCTCTTTTTGCTCTGTGGGGGACTAGCTTTTGCTACTCTTTTGTGCCTTGTGCCTCTGGTCTTTCTGATCTTCTTCGCACTTGAGGCCATTCTGGACGTGAGGGCGATAGCTCACCTGGTCAATCAAACGGTGGATGTGCTCATCCCATATCCAGAAGAGGCCGAATATCTGAAGGAGGTTTTATCCGTGCGCGTCTCGGGCGTCCTGACCTTCAAAAAGGCTTATGGAGCTTCGGGTCTGTTAATTTTAATCGTGAGTGCCAGTAGTCTGTTCAGCAGCATGAGAACCCTGCTCAATGCGGTCTTCAAGATCGATCACAGCTTTGGAGAAAAAGGGGGTGAGACGGAGCCTGTCGCAGTAGGGCAGGTAAAAAATATGGATACCCCAGGACGCTGGATAAAATTTTTGTACAGGGTTTTGCCAATAGCAGTGGGCAAATTGAAGGACCTCACTATGGTACTTCTGATATTATATATTTTTCTTCTATTAGTCCTCGCGTTGCCTATCCTATCTACCGTCATCGACACTGCCCCCTCTCTGCTGCACACATATATCACCTACTTCTACGGTCTTATCTCCCTCACCCTGATTTTTGCCGTCTTTCTGGGGTTATACTGGCTGCTTCCATACCAAAAGATCCAGATAAAGATGCTGGCTACAGGTGCTTTTTGGGCTGCTCTGCTGTGGAAACTCATCGAATGGATATTTGGCTATTACCTGAGTCACTTTGCATCTATATCGTATCTGTACGGGGCTTATGTTCTGCTGGTGGTCGTGGCCTTGTGGATATACTTCTCTGCGATTATTTTTATTATAGGTGCTCAGATCGCCCAACTCTGTCGCGAAAGGCAGACTGCCGATCTTCAAAGTTCTTTGTTTTAAA of the Gemmatimonadota bacterium genome contains:
- a CDS encoding ABC transporter permease; its protein translation is MPDHLRPKNFARGIGVIFTREINAYFDTPIAYIYASVFLILSCSTFMNAFFLNGVLEMAPYFDLLPFFLIPFIPAITMRSWAEERAQHTIELLMTMPLQPIQIVIGKYLSALVFYLIVLSGTSPIVLMLLFLGDPDLGLIFSSYLGALCLGAFFLSFGLFASGLTRDQIVAYVVAMLLGFVFVLSGHEKVVEILDGLAPAYHIGSLLYESLSIDPHYSAFTRGIIALPAVLYFTLLSVLFLWMNDLSLKRDRA
- a CDS encoding ATP-binding cassette domain-containing protein gives rise to the protein MIQVTDVAKWYGSIRAVENISFSLVPGEIIGFVGPNGAGKSTVLKMLATYILPSSGKITIDGLDVVTHSLSIRRKIGYLSGDTPLYQAMRVDKFLRFCGKARGLSGDVLEKNFAWIVDICGLSPHLYKRIDQCSTGFRQRIGVGAALIHDPPILLLDEPTHGFDPLQVLAFRDLIQSLSENRIILFSSHIIPEVSTLSDRVLIIHQGNLLADGCIDDLARQTGQSEDLEAIFTHLVRQQN
- a CDS encoding YihY/virulence factor BrkB family protein; the encoded protein is MSDNNLFLLCGGLAFATLLCLVPLVFLIFFALEAILDVRAIAHLVNQTVDVLIPYPEEAEYLKEVLSVRVSGVLTFKKAYGASGLLILIVSASSLFSSMRTLLNAVFKIDHSFGEKGGETEPVAVGQVKNMDTPGRWIKFLYRVLPIAVGKLKDLTMVLLILYIFLLLVLALPILSTVIDTAPSLLHTYITYFYGLISLTLIFAVFLGLYWLLPYQKIQIKMLATGAFWAALLWKLIEWIFGYYLSHFASISYLYGAYVLLVVVALWIYFSAIIFIIGAQIAQLCRERQTADLQSSLF